CTGAACCTGACGGACGCGTCGTTCCGGAAAGAAGTGCTGGAGTCGAGCAAGCCGGTGCTCGTGGACCTGTGGGCGCCGTGGTGCGGCCCGTGCCGCATGCTCGGCCCCGTCGTCGAGGAGCTGGCCGCGGAGTACGCCGGCAAGGCCGTGGTCGGCAAGCTCAACACCGACGAGAACTCGGAC
This genomic stretch from Elusimicrobiota bacterium harbors:
- the trxA gene encoding thioredoxin, giving the protein MAELNLTDASFRKEVLESSKPVLVDLWAPWCGPCRMLGPVVEELAAEYAGKAVVGKLNTDENSDTMTVYRVSAIPTLLFFKGGKLVEQLVGVQPKSVIKARLDALLAP